A stretch of the Opitutales bacterium genome encodes the following:
- a CDS encoding type II/IV secretion system protein: MFEDHNDTIYDILKDSEAITYDQLQELNQIHLDTGKSLAESVFDSGLLGKHHLLELIAEYLGYEFMEAPPGNIDEQIARTIRPSTARMYRVIPLSADEQSVTLLSKDPFNSSIIDDLTFTLAKDVNLVVSNPELIESLVTSTYGEEDGSIDDLLGEISTVDIPDKDADDISDEELTALANDTPIVRFVTLILQQAIKDKASDIHFEPFESKFRIRYRIDGALYEMAPPPKHLAVPVISRVKVLSNMNIAERRLPQDGRIKMTIAGRPVDLRVSTLPTQFGESVVLRVLDKSVVNLDLDNLSMPEDVLTNIRSTVARPNGIFIVTGPTGSGKTTTLYSALREVNKVETKILTAEDPIEYEIEGIMQVAVNHAVGLTFASALRSFLRQDPDKVMVGEIRDIETAQIAVQASLTGHVVLSTLHTNDAPGAVTRLVDMGLEPFLIAASLEAVLAQRLVRRICRTCRTAYEPSADLIDMLQVDPLDIADKNFFYGAGCPECNRTGYRGRIGLFEMIMVTDLFRELVTERAPTLVMRQKAIEQGMRTLRDDGLRAIFDGHTTIEEVLKYT, encoded by the coding sequence ATGTTCGAGGACCACAACGATACCATCTACGATATTCTCAAGGACTCCGAAGCCATTACTTATGATCAACTTCAGGAGCTGAATCAAATCCACCTTGATACTGGGAAGTCATTGGCTGAGTCGGTTTTTGACTCTGGGCTCCTTGGCAAACATCACCTGCTCGAGCTTATTGCAGAATACCTTGGTTATGAATTTATGGAGGCGCCTCCAGGCAATATCGATGAGCAAATTGCGCGCACTATCCGTCCTTCGACTGCGCGCATGTACCGCGTCATTCCCCTCAGCGCTGATGAGCAAAGCGTGACCCTTCTCTCCAAAGATCCATTTAACAGCTCAATCATTGATGACCTCACGTTCACATTGGCGAAAGATGTGAATCTCGTGGTAAGCAACCCCGAATTGATCGAATCTCTGGTTACCTCAACTTATGGCGAAGAAGACGGCTCCATCGATGATCTTCTCGGCGAGATCTCGACCGTGGATATCCCAGACAAAGACGCCGATGACATTTCCGACGAAGAGCTTACTGCTCTGGCCAATGACACACCGATCGTCCGCTTTGTTACCTTGATACTCCAGCAAGCGATTAAGGATAAAGCTTCGGACATCCACTTCGAGCCCTTTGAATCCAAATTCCGCATCCGGTATCGGATCGACGGTGCGCTGTATGAGATGGCGCCGCCTCCAAAACACTTGGCGGTTCCCGTTATTTCGCGAGTTAAGGTCTTATCGAATATGAACATCGCTGAGCGCCGCCTGCCTCAGGATGGTCGCATCAAGATGACCATTGCCGGACGCCCCGTCGATTTACGTGTATCCACCCTACCCACCCAATTTGGGGAATCCGTGGTATTGCGGGTATTAGATAAATCCGTCGTCAATCTGGATCTGGATAACCTGAGCATGCCCGAGGATGTTTTGACCAACATCCGCTCCACCGTGGCCCGTCCCAACGGTATTTTTATTGTAACGGGCCCCACAGGTTCAGGTAAAACGACAACGCTTTACTCTGCATTACGCGAAGTCAACAAAGTCGAAACCAAGATCCTGACTGCAGAGGATCCGATCGAGTATGAGATTGAAGGCATCATGCAAGTTGCGGTGAACCATGCGGTCGGTCTTACCTTTGCTTCAGCCCTTCGATCATTTCTGCGTCAAGATCCTGACAAAGTGATGGTCGGGGAGATTCGCGATATCGAAACCGCTCAAATCGCGGTCCAAGCTTCGCTCACGGGGCACGTAGTGCTGTCCACACTCCACACAAACGATGCCCCGGGTGCAGTAACCCGTTTGGTGGACATGGGCCTCGAACCGTTCCTCATTGCTGCATCTTTAGAAGCTGTCCTGGCTCAACGACTCGTTCGCAGAATTTGTCGCACATGCAGAACAGCCTACGAACCCAGCGCCGACTTAATCGATATGCTCCAGGTAGACCCTCTGGATATTGCAGATAAAAACTTCTTTTACGGTGCCGGATGTCCCGAGTGTAACCGTACAGGCTATCGGGGACGTATTGGCCTCTTTGAAATGATCATGGTCACCGATCTATTCCGTGAACTGGTGACTGAGCGTGCTCCGACCCTCGTCATGCGCCAAAAGGCCATCGAACAAGGCATGCGCACACTCCGCGATGATGGCCTTCGAGCTATTTTTGATGGGCATACCACCATCGAAGAAGTGCTGAAATACACCTAA
- a CDS encoding type IV pilus twitching motility protein PilT — protein MSYEMNDLLMLMVEQGSSDLHLQVGVPPMLRISGGMTPVDGPILNPQDTENLMKAVASEPHQQKAKTIGSADFGFAFMDQARFRVSVLKAKGNYGMVLRQIPNTLFKLGEIGLPDAIKDLLIRPRGLILVTGPTGSGKSTTLASMINWINDNTDGHIITIEDPIEYYHPHKSCVVTQREVGVDVTNFADAIRGALRQDPDVILVGEMRDLETIEAAVSAAETGHLVFGTLHTTGAARTVDRIVDAFPSHTKDQIRTQLASSIVAVISQVLCRKVGGGRIAGFEIMIMNTSISQLIRTNKTYRITSDIQTGGSQGMITLDTHLLSLFNQGQITADQAMTKSQDSVAMREKLIEVGAQL, from the coding sequence ATGTCCTATGAAATGAATGACCTGCTCATGCTAATGGTTGAGCAGGGATCTTCGGACCTCCACCTCCAGGTGGGCGTCCCACCCATGCTACGCATTAGCGGCGGCATGACGCCAGTCGATGGCCCAATACTGAACCCACAAGACACTGAGAACCTGATGAAGGCAGTCGCATCCGAGCCTCATCAGCAAAAGGCGAAGACGATTGGATCCGCAGACTTCGGCTTCGCTTTTATGGATCAGGCCCGCTTTCGCGTATCCGTACTCAAGGCTAAAGGTAACTATGGCATGGTACTGCGGCAGATACCCAACACTTTGTTCAAACTCGGGGAAATTGGGCTCCCCGATGCCATCAAAGACTTATTGATTCGGCCACGCGGCCTCATCCTCGTTACGGGTCCTACGGGTTCGGGTAAATCAACGACGCTCGCTTCGATGATCAACTGGATCAACGATAACACCGACGGACACATTATCACTATTGAGGATCCCATCGAATATTATCACCCGCACAAGAGTTGTGTCGTGACTCAGCGCGAAGTCGGTGTCGATGTGACAAATTTTGCCGACGCGATACGCGGTGCGCTACGCCAGGATCCTGACGTGATCCTCGTCGGCGAAATGCGCGACCTCGAAACCATAGAAGCTGCCGTCTCAGCTGCGGAAACCGGGCACCTTGTATTTGGGACATTGCACACCACAGGAGCCGCACGCACCGTAGACCGGATTGTGGACGCCTTCCCGTCACATACCAAAGATCAGATTCGCACACAGCTCGCATCCTCAATCGTCGCCGTCATCTCTCAGGTATTGTGCCGCAAAGTGGGAGGGGGCCGGATCGCAGGATTCGAGATCATGATCATGAATACATCGATCTCCCAGCTGATCCGCACCAACAAGACTTACCGCATCACTTCCGACATCCAAACCGGAGGGTCTCAAGGTATGATCACACTCGATACCCACCTGTTGAGCTTATTCAATCAGGGCCAAATCACTGCTGATCAGGCGATGACAAAATCTCAGGACTCGGTGGCCATGCGCGAAAAACTCATCGAAGTCGGCGCCCAACTTTAA
- a CDS encoding type II/IV secretion system protein, producing the protein MTSADEFVIQLIIDKELVSADTVDVARSEVAQDQEVEDEDGALIDLLVSRGHLTHELITQALADEFAMEMVDMSDVRLSPECEETVGADLAQKFTVFPLEVDDTGIQIAIFDPLDVDTIDNLGHILSKSIETKLATQDQIETAIRTHYNVAETSAEMNDLFSGMEEVSNSNAATASTATSEKEGDEGPIIKYVHMLINEAIRRRASDIHMEPLEKRFRIRYRVDGVLQEIENPPKRLQPSIISRLKLMANVSIAEKRIPQDGRIATSVQGKMIDLRVSVLPTAFGESIVMRILDKEGLKLGLPQLGFFSDDQSTFERIINMPDGIFLVTGPTGSGKSTTLYSALNAINKADRKIITVEDPVEYEVAGINQVQVRKDIGMTFSAALKSMLRQAPNIVMVGEIRDKETAEIAVNASLTGHMVFSTLHTNDAPSAVSRLVDIGVKPFLVSASLRAVLAQRLIRQIDPNNREPYDPSEAELALLGLRKSELSNTNFMKGIPHPNNGGTGFKGRKGIFEIFTVTEEMQQMIYENKSLVDIRNKARELGMRTLREDGVRKVISGMTTIQEVLHVTVSGD; encoded by the coding sequence GTGACTTCCGCAGACGAATTCGTAATCCAACTGATTATTGATAAAGAGCTCGTTTCGGCCGATACGGTTGACGTCGCCCGCTCCGAAGTGGCACAAGACCAGGAGGTCGAAGACGAGGATGGTGCATTAATCGACCTTTTGGTATCGCGCGGGCACCTGACCCACGAACTCATCACGCAGGCACTTGCAGACGAGTTTGCCATGGAGATGGTGGATATGTCTGACGTGCGCTTGTCCCCAGAATGTGAGGAGACCGTGGGCGCAGATTTAGCTCAGAAATTCACTGTCTTTCCCCTGGAGGTCGATGACACCGGTATCCAGATAGCTATTTTCGATCCACTCGATGTCGATACGATCGACAACTTAGGTCATATCCTGAGCAAGTCGATTGAGACCAAATTGGCAACGCAGGACCAGATCGAGACAGCGATCAGGACACACTACAATGTCGCTGAAACCTCAGCGGAGATGAATGATCTCTTCTCCGGCATGGAGGAAGTCTCCAATTCCAACGCCGCCACCGCATCGACGGCAACTTCCGAGAAGGAAGGTGACGAAGGCCCGATCATCAAGTATGTCCATATGCTCATCAATGAGGCCATCAGGCGCCGGGCATCGGACATCCACATGGAGCCCTTGGAGAAGAGATTCCGCATACGCTATCGCGTCGATGGTGTCCTTCAGGAAATTGAGAATCCTCCCAAGCGCCTACAGCCTTCGATCATTTCCCGGCTGAAGCTGATGGCCAATGTCTCTATCGCCGAAAAACGGATCCCGCAGGACGGCCGGATCGCGACATCAGTCCAGGGTAAAATGATCGACCTCCGGGTAAGTGTCCTCCCCACGGCATTTGGCGAGAGCATTGTGATGCGTATTCTTGATAAGGAGGGCCTCAAGCTTGGCCTACCTCAGCTCGGTTTTTTCTCTGACGATCAATCGACTTTCGAGCGCATCATCAACATGCCTGACGGCATTTTTCTCGTTACCGGCCCAACAGGCTCCGGAAAATCGACCACGCTCTACTCAGCACTCAACGCGATCAACAAAGCCGACCGGAAGATCATTACCGTCGAAGATCCGGTGGAATATGAGGTGGCAGGGATTAACCAAGTCCAAGTGCGGAAAGACATCGGCATGACCTTCTCAGCTGCGTTGAAGTCGATGTTACGCCAGGCGCCCAACATCGTCATGGTGGGTGAAATCCGTGATAAAGAGACTGCTGAAATCGCCGTCAATGCCAGCCTCACCGGGCATATGGTGTTTAGCACGCTTCACACAAACGACGCCCCCAGCGCCGTCAGTCGCTTGGTAGATATCGGCGTGAAACCTTTCCTCGTCTCCGCATCGCTACGCGCCGTCCTAGCTCAGCGACTGATCCGTCAGATCGACCCGAATAATCGTGAGCCCTACGATCCTTCAGAGGCAGAACTCGCCCTGCTCGGCCTGCGTAAGAGTGAGCTGAGTAACACCAATTTCATGAAAGGCATCCCTCACCCCAACAACGGAGGCACAGGATTCAAAGGCCGTAAGGGAATCTTCGAAATTTTTACTGTTACCGAGGAGATGCAGCAGATGATTTATGAAAACAAGTCCCTCGTCGACATCCGCAATAAAGCGCGGGAACTCGGCATGCGTACCTTACGCGAAGACGGTGTGCGTAAAGTGATCTCCGGGATGACCACCATTCAAGAAGTCTTACACGTAACTGTGTCTGGAGATTGA
- the rho gene encoding transcription termination factor Rho codes for MRYAEEDTGLELGTLQEDETLNSFEGLQKIVEEIGYASDETLRLDDVYRLSIQELRDLADDAEIEFDAAPSRIQVIQEVLRKQAAEKRPIHISGVFDPLGEEDTEAGLLVYAHDNYRQRALSAFVPECLVKHFGIQPGHTVEATVLAPREEESCPVVIEVKTIMGRDPEAIQAITPFTELIPYYPTERILLETPKESDIKITWDDTSMRTVDICAPVGFGQRGIIVAPPRAGKTMLMQSIAHSIQENFPKAHMMILLVDERPEEVTDFKRRVHDGVEVIASTFDENAESHVHAAEVVIEKARRMVECGEDVVLLLDSITRLARAYNTMMPSSGKILSGGVEANALQKPKRFFGSARNIEGGGSLTILATALVETGSKMDEVIFEEFKGTGNMELHLDRELVNKRIFPALSFEKSGTRKEELLYHPEELAKIYSLRRAMKGVPSVEAMEMLIQRIKKSRSNTEFLLTLNR; via the coding sequence ATGCGCTACGCCGAAGAAGACACCGGCCTAGAATTGGGCACCCTCCAGGAAGACGAGACGCTCAATTCTTTTGAAGGTCTCCAAAAAATCGTGGAAGAGATTGGCTATGCCAGTGACGAGACACTTAGACTGGATGATGTTTACAGACTTTCTATCCAGGAACTGCGTGATCTAGCAGACGATGCAGAAATCGAGTTCGATGCGGCCCCATCGCGTATTCAAGTAATCCAAGAAGTACTCAGAAAACAGGCCGCCGAAAAGCGTCCCATCCATATTTCTGGGGTATTTGATCCGCTGGGCGAAGAAGATACTGAAGCCGGACTTTTAGTCTATGCCCATGATAACTACCGACAACGCGCCCTGTCTGCTTTCGTTCCCGAGTGCCTCGTCAAACACTTTGGCATTCAACCCGGCCATACCGTGGAAGCCACCGTTCTTGCCCCACGAGAAGAAGAGAGCTGCCCAGTCGTAATTGAAGTCAAAACGATCATGGGACGCGACCCGGAGGCAATCCAGGCCATCACCCCATTCACTGAGCTCATCCCTTATTACCCGACTGAACGCATCCTTCTGGAGACGCCCAAAGAGTCGGACATCAAAATCACCTGGGATGACACATCGATGCGCACCGTCGACATCTGCGCACCGGTCGGCTTTGGCCAACGCGGTATCATCGTAGCGCCCCCGCGCGCCGGTAAGACCATGCTGATGCAGTCCATCGCGCACTCCATTCAGGAAAATTTCCCAAAGGCTCACATGATGATTCTTCTCGTCGATGAGCGGCCTGAGGAGGTGACTGACTTCAAACGCCGCGTGCATGACGGAGTAGAAGTCATCGCTTCCACGTTTGACGAGAACGCTGAGTCTCATGTGCACGCTGCAGAGGTCGTCATCGAGAAAGCACGACGCATGGTGGAATGCGGCGAAGACGTGGTGCTGCTGCTCGACTCCATCACACGTCTCGCCCGAGCTTATAACACCATGATGCCCAGCAGCGGCAAAATTCTCTCAGGGGGTGTTGAAGCCAACGCGCTGCAGAAGCCTAAGCGTTTCTTCGGATCTGCACGTAATATCGAAGGCGGTGGTTCTTTGACAATCCTTGCTACGGCTCTCGTCGAAACGGGTTCCAAAATGGACGAGGTGATCTTTGAGGAATTCAAGGGCACGGGTAACATGGAGCTGCACCTTGATCGTGAACTGGTCAACAAGCGTATCTTCCCCGCTCTGAGCTTTGAGAAAAGCGGAACGCGCAAAGAAGAACTGCTCTACCACCCAGAAGAATTGGCGAAGATTTATTCATTGCGCAGGGCGATGAAGGGCGTACCGTCTGTCGAAGCCATGGAGATGTTGATACAGCGGATTAAGAAATCGCGCTCAAACACCGAATTTCTACTTACGCTCAACCGCTAG